The following are encoded in a window of Pirellulales bacterium genomic DNA:
- the murB gene encoding UDP-N-acetylmuramate dehydrogenase gives MSLPKAFSEFVQPAEPLAPHTWFRIGGPAEYFARPRTIEELTALVEYGRDAGVPVRLLGGGSNVLVRDEGVPGLVIQLSEPQFAAIRAEGNVVTAGGAAKLGHVISVAVREGLAGLETLVGIPGTVGGALHGNAGGRGGDVGQWTAQATVMTRAGKILVRQRDEMVFAYRESSLDELVILEARFQLEEGEPTELTRRMQQQWIVKKAAQPLGHQSAGCIFKNPRGMSAGMLIDQAGLKGTRVGGAEVSDRHANFIVADPGTSAADVLRLIDLIKGRVAERQGVDLETEIEIW, from the coding sequence ATGAGCTTGCCTAAAGCGTTTAGCGAATTCGTGCAGCCGGCCGAACCTTTGGCCCCGCACACCTGGTTCCGCATCGGCGGGCCGGCCGAGTATTTTGCGCGGCCGCGGACGATCGAAGAACTCACCGCGCTGGTCGAATACGGCCGCGACGCAGGGGTGCCCGTGCGGCTGCTGGGCGGGGGATCGAACGTGCTGGTGCGCGACGAAGGGGTGCCCGGTCTGGTCATCCAGTTGTCCGAACCTCAGTTCGCGGCCATACGCGCCGAGGGCAATGTGGTCACGGCCGGCGGCGCGGCCAAGCTCGGTCATGTCATTTCAGTGGCCGTGCGCGAGGGCTTGGCAGGCTTGGAAACGCTCGTCGGCATTCCCGGGACCGTGGGCGGCGCCCTGCACGGCAATGCCGGTGGCCGCGGCGGCGACGTCGGTCAATGGACGGCGCAGGCCACGGTGATGACGCGCGCCGGTAAGATTCTCGTGCGGCAGCGCGATGAAATGGTGTTCGCTTATCGCGAAAGCAGCCTCGACGAGCTGGTCATCCTCGAAGCGCGGTTTCAGCTCGAAGAGGGCGAACCCACGGAACTGACGCGCCGCATGCAGCAGCAATGGATCGTCAAGAAGGCCGCTCAGCCGCTCGGGCATCAGAGTGCCGGTTGCATCTTCAAGAATCCACGCGGCATGAGTGCCGGGATGTTGATCGACCAGGCCGGGCTGAAGGGCACGCGCGTCGGGGGGGCCGAGGTCAGCGACCGGCACGCGAATTTCATTGTCGCCGATCCTGGCACGTCGGCGGCCGATGTGTTGCGCTTGATCGACCTGATCAAGGGCCGCGTCGCCGAGAGGCAGGGCGTCGATTTGGAAACCGAGATCGAAATCTGGTAG